From one Eucalyptus grandis isolate ANBG69807.140 chromosome 9, ASM1654582v1, whole genome shotgun sequence genomic stretch:
- the LOC104418647 gene encoding serine carboxypeptidase-like 18, with translation MLHLLLPLLLLISNVGPSRSAIVESLPGFPGELPFKLETGYVGVGELEEVQLFYYFIESERSPKRDPLLVWLTGGPGCSSLSSLIYEIGPMQFDFSSSSGSKPILKYNPYSWTKVANVIFLDAPVGTGFSYATTDTAYNVSDTSSAAQTYEFLRKWLVSHPSFLANPLYITGDSYSGVVIPIIVKNIQDGIEAGHQPQMNLVGYTLGNPVTCDEKDMSFRIPYANKMALVSDELYETTKTDCNGDFQNVDPTNGACLTDIEMVSLCLEKIFLAQVLEPSCNLISPNHTRLKWSRSILEEDTVNIVSMPHQSRPWCRPANYIYSYIWANDEKVQEALGIRTGTKQEWNRCNHTLSYTKDVLNAVVYHEYLSEKTLRALVYSGDHDLAIPYVATLDWIRSLNLTLEGSWSPWFVEGQIAGYSILYSKNSKYDLTFTTIKGGGHTAPEYKPKQCLAMVDRWFSYYPL, from the exons ATGTTGCACCTCCTACTTCCATTGCTGCTCTTGATCTCCAATGTTGGACCATCGCGATCAGCCATCGTCGAGAGTCTCCCAGGTTTCCCCGGGGAGCTTCCTTTCAAACTTGAAACCGG ATACGTAGGGGTAGGAGAGCTGGAGGAAGTGCAGCTATTCTACTACTTCATCGAGTCCGAGAGGAGCCCCAAGAGGGACCCTTTGTTGGTTTGGCTCACCGGTGGTCCCGGTTGCTCCTCTTTGTCCAGCCTCATCTACGAAATAG GTCCGATGCAGTTTGATTTTTCAAGTTCTAGTGGATCTAAACCAATACTGAAGTATAATCCTTACTCCTGGACAAAG GTGGCCAATGTAATATTTTTGGATGCACCTGTGGGCACGGGATTTTCATATGCAACAACAGACACAGCATACAACGTTAGCGACACTTCCTCAGCAGCACAAACGTACGAGTTCTTAAGAAAG TGGCTTGTGTCTCACCCCAGCTTCCTCGCCAATCCGCTTTACATCACTGGAGATTCTTATTCCGGTGTCGTTATCCCCATCATTGTTAAAAATATACAGGATG GAATTGAAGCTGGACACCAACCGCAAATGAATCTCGTG GGTTATACGCTAGGCAATCCGGTGACTTGCGATGAGAAGGACATGAGTTTTAGAATTCCATACGCTAACAAGATGGCTCTCGTATCGGATGAACTTTACGAG ACCACGAAAACAGATTGCAATGGAGATTTCCAGAATGTAGATCCCACCAACGGAGCTTGTCTAACTGACATTGAAATGGTGTCGCTA TGCCTCGAGAAGATATTTTTGGCTCAAGTACTGGAACCATCATGTAATCTCATATCTCCTAACCACACGAGGCTAAAGTGGAGCAGAAGCATACTCGAAGAGGATACTGTCAACATCGTTTCGATGCCTCATCAATCCAGGCCATGGTGTCGG CCCGCTAACTACATATACTCTTACATTTGGGCCAATGATGAGAAAGTCCAAGAAGCCCTTGGCATACGAACG GGAACAAAGCAAGAGTGGAATAGATGCAACCACACTCTATCTTACACAAAGGACGTTCTTAATGCTGTAGTTTATCATGAATACCTCTCTGAGAAAACCCTCCGTGCCCTTGTTTACAG TGGTGATCATGACTTGGCTATCCCGTACGTGGCTACATTAGATTGGATAAGATCACTCAATTTAACTTTAGAAGGTTCGTGGTCGCCTTGGTTCGTCGAAGGTCAAATAGCCGG